A part of Arachis hypogaea cultivar Tifrunner chromosome 12, arahy.Tifrunner.gnm2.J5K5, whole genome shotgun sequence genomic DNA contains:
- the LOC140176898 gene encoding uncharacterized protein: MKKTYSKWNVELTKSKAARVKQFALDELQGTYIEQYRRLYDYCHELLRSNPGSTVKLQVERPPEFASERPKPGVDLRPKFQRLYVCLDACKKSFMVCRPIICLDGCFIKTPYGGQVLTAIGWDPNDQILPIAYAVVEAETKDTWTWFLTNLCDDFGSDKLRSCTFMSDQQKGLVPTFDELIPGVDYRFCVRHLYSNFRKRFPRLQLKLMMWNAAKATYLQEWERNMAEIQKVDNGAYNHLMEIPTKYWCRHKFGTWSKCDTLVNNMCEVFNSVIVDAREKPIVSMLEDIRVYIMRRWADNRDRIVEYQREVLPRIRTKVEKQADASGKWMSTYAGRDKYEVTSIHGGKEKFVVDLKNHECSCRKFQLSGIPCAHAMTCIRKMCFNVDNFVANCYKKETYSNCYQHVVYPVNGPNLWVKTQFDDVLPPVYRKPIGRPKLKRNKAADENSSRGGVSRDGQTQKCSYCFARGHNKRTCPKKRKVAATSLANKVAGSTRRASRVISSTISSTVSSTISSQASRQSQAAAKKTNTSRPKRKSSSNNISSQQSQAMSKKAKMTPSNNNSGQQLKDAAKDNNLRVLPTPSKHVSISQLKFMARTPPKAWKKM, from the exons ATGAAGAAAACATACAGCAAGTGGAATGTAGAGCTAACTAAGTCTAAAGCTGCCCGGGTTAAGCAGTTTGCACTTGATGAGTTACAAGGAACGTACATAGAGCAGTATCGGAGACTCTATGACTATTGTCATGAATTGCTGAGGTCTAACCCAGGTTCTACAGTTAAGTTGCAAGTGGAGAGACCACCTGAGTTTGCTTCTGAGAGACCAAAACCGGGTGTGGATTTAAGGCCAAAGTTCCAAAGACTTTATGTGTGCCTTGATGCATGCAAGAAGAGTTTTATGGTTTGCAGACCAATAATTTGCCTTGATGGGTGCTTCATCAAAACACCATATGGAGGTCAAGTTCTCACGGCTATTGGCTGGGACCCGAACGACCAGATACTGCCGATAGCCTACGCAGTGGTTGAAGCAGAGACTAAGGATACATGGACTTGGTTTCTCACCAATCTGTGTGATGACTTTGGTAGTGACAAGCTAAGGAGCTGCACCTTCATGTCTGACCAACAAAAG GGGTTAGTTCCAACCTTCGATGAGCTCATTCCGGGAGTGGATTATAGATTCTGTGTTAGACATCTTTATAGCAATTTCAGGAAGAGATTCCCAAGGCTGCAATTAAAACTGATGATGTGGAATGCTGCAAAAGCCACTTATTTACAAGAGTGGGAGAGAAACATGGCTGAAATCCAAAAGGTTGATAATGGAGCCTACAACCACCTTATGGAGATACCAACCAAATATTGGTGCCGGCATAAGTTTGGGACTTGGTCTAAGTGTGATACCTTGGTTAACAACATGTGTGAAGTATTTAACTCTGTGATTGTGGACGCCCGGGAGAAGCCTATAGTCAGTATGCTTGAAGACATCAGAGTATACATAATGAGGCGTTGGGCTGATAATAGGGATCGGATAGTTGAATACCAAAGAGAGGTGTTACCCCGTATCAGGACTAAGGTTGAAAAACAAGCTGATGCAAGTGGTAAGTGGATGAGCACCTATGCTGGTCGTGACAAATATGAGGTCACTAGCATCCATGGAGGCAAAGAGAAGTTTGTGGTTGACTTGAAGAATCACGAGTGTTCGTGCAGGAAGTTTCAGTTGTCCGGAATCCCTTGTGCCCATGCCATGACCTGCATTAGGAAGATGTGCTTCAATGTGGACAACTTTGTTGCAAACTGTTACAAGAAGGAAACTTACTCTAACTGCTACCAACATGTGGTGTATCCAGTAAATGGCCCCAACCTGTGGGTGAAGACACAATTTGATGATGTTTTGCCACCAGTCTACAGAAAACCTATTGGAAGGCCTAAACTGAAACGGAATAAAGCTGCAGATGAGAATTCAAGTAGGGGAGGAGTGTCTCGCGATGGGCAGACTCAGAAGTGCTCCTATTGTTTTGCTAGAGGCCACAACAAACGGACCTGTCCAAAGAAGCGGAAAGTAGCTGCCACTAGTTTG GCAAACAAAGTTGCTGGGTCTACAAGAAGAGCTTCAAGAGTCATTTCTAGCACTATCTCAAGCACTGTGTCTAGTACTATCTCCAGCCAGGCTTCTAGGCAATCACAAGCTGCAGCTAAGAAGACCAACACATCAAGGCCAAAGAGAAAATCATCTTCCAATAATATCAGTTCCCAGCAATCTCAGGCTATGTCAAAGAAGGCTAAGATGACCCCGTCAAACAATAATTCTGGACAACaactcaaggatgctgccaaggACAACAATCTCAGAGTACTGCCAACCCCATCCAAGCACGTCAGCATTTCCCAACTGAAGTTTATGGCTAGAACACCTCCAAAAGCATGGAAGAagatgtga
- the LOC112728540 gene encoding phytochrome A-associated F-box protein, whose translation MAEALFSYLSDDILVSIFSKLDGSDPRHRAILSSVCTRFCLLLRQHHFLLLPLPPSHHFPNDSTNTPEILLKLHFCCPGLLHAGVVSESGFGFEDPIGKRRKLCNQKEHLASGVWSLSREQGSKLLARQFRDDCLYICDWPGCLHLEEKRKYRLFRGVFVDFKETRVWKALNDGKNKVKRKVDVGGCAFCKSEESWDLHSAFCLRRVFGFHDDGEPVVRAFVCQNGHVSGAWTDVPMYS comes from the coding sequence ATGGCGGAAGCATTGTTCTCCTACCTCTCCGATGACATCCTCGTATCAATCTTCTCAAAACTCGACGGCAGCGACCCTCGCCACCGCGCCATCCTCTCCTCCGTCTGCACCCGATTTTGCTTGCTCCTCCGCCAACACCACTTCCTCCTCCTTCCTCTCCCTCCCTCCCACCACTTCCCCAACGACTCCACCAACACCCCTGAGATCCTCCTGAAGCTCCATTTCTGCTGCCCCGGCCTCCTCCACGCCGGCGTCGTATCCGAATCCGGGTTCGGATTCGAAGACCCGATTGGAAAAAGGCGAAAGCTTTGCAATCAAAAGGAACACTTGGCATCTGGGGTTTGGAGTTTGAGCAGAGAGCAAGGTTCGAAGCTTCTGGCTCGGCAATTCCGTGATGATTGCCTCTACATATGTGACTGGCCTGGGTGCTTGCATCTGGAGGAGAAGAGGAAGTACAGGCTGTTTCGGGGGGTGTTCGTGGATTTCAAGGAAACTAGGGTTTGGAAGGCCTTAAATGATGGGAAGAACAAGGTTAAGAGGAAGGTTGATGTTGGTGGTTGTGCTTTCTGTAAGAGTGAGGAGAGTTGGGACCTTCACTCTGCTTTCTGTCTGAGGAGAGTGTTTGGGTTCCATGATGATGGTGAACCCGTTGTCAGGGCTTTTGTTTGTCAGAATGGTCATGTTTCTGGTGCTTGGACTGATGTCCCAATGTACTCTTGA
- the LOC112728539 gene encoding hydroxyisourate hydrolase, with protein sequence MENNKEPLSLIIIIIGFMVLLNLVLEVHSAEKFTITRHDFPNDFVFGSGTSAYQWEGAADEDGRTPSVWDTYAHDGYVHGGQNGDVACDGYHKYEEDVKLMVESGLEAYRFSISWSRLIPNGRGPVNPKALEFYNNLINELINNGIQPHVTLHNFDFPQALEDEYGGWISRKIIRDFTNYADVCFREFGDRVSYWITINEPNVFSLGGYDQGNGPPHHCSPPFCNNKSKRGNSTTEPYLALHHILLAHSSAVRLYRTKYKEKQNGFVGISVYSFGFFPNTTTEKDILAAQRARDFFVGWVMEPLLHGDYPTSMKKIAGTRIPTFTDRESKLVKGSYDFIGLIHYTNLNITDNSLVLESNLRDFSADMAVLMHGSDLFANAEYPIEPWGLIEELNHFKLNYGNPPMFIYENGQRTASNASLQDVSRVKYLQGYIGATLHSLRNGSNLKGYIAWSFIDLFELLDGYESSFGLYYVDRNDPELKRYPKLSAKWYSWFLKGRSFAVEAIELEKDPSHISIDHFFD encoded by the exons ATGGAGAACAATAAAGAGCCTTTgagccttattattattattattggttttaTGGTTCTTCTAAACTTGGTTTTGGAAGTTCATAGTGCTGAAAAGTTCACAATCACAAGACATGACTTCCCAAATGATTTTGTGTTTGGTTCTGGAACATCTGCTTACCAG TGGGAAGGAGCTGCTGATGAAGATGGAAGAACTCCTAGTGTTTGGGATACTTATGCTCATGATG ggTATGTGCATGGTGGACAAAATGGAGATGTAGCTTGTGATGGATACCACAAATATGAG GAAGATGTGAAGCTCATGGTGGAATCAGGCCTTGAAGCCTATAGATTCTCCATTTCTTGGTCAAGATTGATTCCAA ATGGTAGAGGGCCTGTCAATCCCAAGGCACTAGAGTTCTACAACAATCTCATCAATGAGCTCATCAACAATG GAATCCAACCACATGTGACTCTACACAACTTTGATTTTCCACAGGCTCTCGAAGATGAATATGGAGGATGGATTAGCCGTAAAATCAT AAGAGACTTCACAAACTATGCAGATGTGTGTTTTAGAGAGTTTGGTGATAGGGTCTCTTACTGGATTACTATCAATGAGCCAAATGTGTTTTCCCTGGGTGGTTATGATCAGGGAAACGGTCCGCCACATCATTGTTCTCCTCCATTTTGTAATAACAAAAGCAAACGTGGCAACTCAACAACTGAACCCTACTTGGCACTTCACCATATTTTGTTAGCACATTCTTCAGCTGTAAGATTGTATAGGACAAAGTATAAG GAGAAACAAAATGGATTTGTTGGTATCTCTGTGTACTCATTTGGGTTCTTCCCCAATACAACTACTGAAAAAGACATACTAGCAGCACAAAGAGCCCGTGATTTTTTTGTTGGTTG GGTGATGGAGCCCTTGCTGCATGGAGACTATCCCACTTCCATGAAGAAAATTGCAGGCACAAGAATTCCAACCTTCACAGATCGTGAATCAAAACTAGTTAAGGGTTCATATGACTTCATAGGTTTAATTCACTACACAAATCTTAATATCACAGACAATTCCTTGGTTCTGGAGAGTAATCTGAGAGATTTCAGTGCAGATATGGCTGTGCTTATGC ATGGATCTGATTTGTTTGCAAATGCTGAG TACCCTATTGAACCATGGGGTCTGATTGAAGAACTGAATCATTTCAAGCTCAATTATGGCAACCCCCCAATGTTCATTTATGAAAATG GTCAAAGGACAGCAAGCAATGCATCATTACAAGATGTGTCAAGAGTGAAATACTTGCAGGGATATATTGGTGCCACACTTCATTCCTTGAG AAATGGGTCAAATTTAAAGGGGTATATTGCATGGTCTTTCATTGATTTATTTGAGTTACTGGATGGATATGAATCAAGCTTTGGTCTATACTATGTTGATCGAAACGATCCAGAGTTGAAGAGATACCCAAAACTCTCTGCAAAATGGTATAGTTGGTTCTTGAAAGGTAGAAGCTTTGCAGTTGAAGCTATTGAACTTGAGAAGGATCCATCACACATTTCTATTGACCACTTCTTTGATTAG